From Zalophus californianus isolate mZalCal1 chromosome 16, mZalCal1.pri.v2, whole genome shotgun sequence, one genomic window encodes:
- the GAS2L2 gene encoding GAS2-like protein 2: MPRPGGLGRRPGSLGPPVRGIRPFKSSEQYLEAMMEDLAEWLRDLYGLDINAANFLQVLETGLVLCQHANAITEAALAFLAEAPARAQRIPLPRAGVFCNEAAQPGTFQARDNVSNFIQWCRKEMGIREVVMFETEDLVLRKNVKNVVLCLLELGRRAWRFGVAAPTLVRLEEEIDEELRQELALPPPDPPPPEPPARRPCHFRHLDQLVQSLVSRCTCPVQFSMVKVSEGKYRVGDSNTLIFIRILRNHVMVRVGGGWDTLSHYLDKHDPCRCTSLSHKAGSFQKPPAPPVQHEVRVQDGPSQPQPTMTISRSQSPLPPVDWKTYTSSGRKLRPPTSSSPRAHSKWGAETGVPRETASFLRHQEKSPTPSWRQLPVGDSPLSPHSSCPHRGRDPRCTSSGKREERYSSEHPRGRTPTSWIHEETDSQGAHTRAPTSQRFRAPEATAKGTPARGLSPLPRSSSPAKPMGLRPQPRGEAEGASSQLREPAAVRSLSPVKGPAKISVQLPPARPPTPGSSFPGIAGGGPMTELGSGPLPRAVLGDLAGCRHGDFSADARQGDQKSDTQVTAKAGEAWGLGPQEWEEQHPPLPLGATKDQAIYHSLEEELLANMKLLEVGGACPQGTGSGVIARSGVYVPSLGGRWPEPGGPYDKVIQELAQGPPPLLKVDLGAWKAASTGSPKLSVTTGPGSPKGKPEARESGPKVKASLSAKGTGMKKGPAQGRQDCSAPTVSASLEAPTPSPSDPNSDKTQACPGKAKRTLRKPQRVPSIYKLKLRPRIRPRRDHRPGRQPSRIPRPLTYLHLGSARAPPRGRPVRALGSKGVGATPVDGASAGKEEEGTKREEPAAPLKSSPQPLEGIGLQQLDQAPLPPEDESWV; encoded by the exons ATGCCCCGGCCTGGGGGACTTGGGAGGaggcctgggagcctggggccaCCGGTGCGTGGCATCCGGCCCTTTAAGTCCAGCGAGCAGTACCTGGAAGCCATGATGGAGGACCTGGCCGAGTGGCTTCGGGATCTCTACGGGCTGGACATCAACGCGGCCAACTTTCTGCAGGTCCTGGAGACAGGCTTGGTGCTGTGCCAGCATGCCAACGCCATCACTGAGGCCGCCCTGGCCTTCCTGGCTGAGGCACCTGCCCGAGCCCAAAGGATTCCCCTGCCTCGGGCTGGGGTTTTCTGCAACGAAGCCGCGCAGCCCGGTACCTTCCAGGCCCGGGACAACGTCTCCAACTTCATCCAGTGGTGTCGAAAGGAGATGGGCATCCGAG AGGTGGTGATGTTCGAGACGGAGGACCTGGTGCTACGCAAGAACGTGAAGAACGTGGTGCTGTGCTTGCTGGAGCTGGGCCGCCGAGCCTGGCGCTTCGGCGTGGCGGCGCCCACCCTGGTGCGGCTGGAGGAGGAGATCGACGAGGAGCTGCGGCAGGAGCTGGCCCTGCCCCCGCCGGACCCGCCGCCGCCCGAGCCCCCAGCGCGGCGGCCCTGCCACTTCCGCCACCTGGACCAGCTG GTTCAGAGCCTCGTGAGCCGCTGCACGTGCCCAGTTCAGTTCTCCATGGTTAAAGTGTCTGAGGGGAAGTACCGCGTGGGGGATTCCAACACCCTCATCTTCATCCGG ATCCTCCGGAACCACGTGATGGTGCGCGTGGGGGGCGGCTGGGACACCCTCAGCCATTATCTGGACAAACATGACCCCTGCCGGTGCACGTCCCTCT CACACAAGGCGGGCAGTTTCCAGAAGCCCCCTGCCCCACCGGTGCAGCATGAGGTGAGGGTGCAGGACGGGCCCTCGCAGCCCCAACCAACGATGACTATCAGCCGTTCCCAGAGCCCGCTGCCCCCCGTGGACTGGAAGACATATACCTCTTCAGGCCGGAAGCTGaggccccccacctcctcctcccctagAGCCCACAGTAAATGGGGAGCAGAGACGGGAGTCCCCAGAGAGACAGCATCATTCCTGAG GCACCAGGAGAAGTCACCCACCCCGTCTTGGAGGCAGCTGCCAGTGGGGGACAGCCCACTCAGCCCCCACTCCTCATGCCCCCATAGGGGCCGAGACCCACGGTGCACCTcctcagggaagagggaggagagataCTCCTCTGAACATCCCAGAGGAAGGACTCCGACATCTTGGATTCATGAGGAGACAGATAGCCAGGGAGCTCACACCAGGGCCCCCACCTCCCAGAGATTCCGAGCCCCTGAAGCCACCGCCAAAGGGACACCAGCAAGAGGACTATCTCCACTGCCTCGTTCCTCCAGCCCAGCCAAGCCCATGGGCCTCAGGCCACAACCCAGGGGTGAGGCTGAGGGTGCTTCCTCCCAGCTCAGGGAGCCAGCAGCTGTCCGCTCTCTGTCCCCTGTTAAAGGGCCCGCCAAGATCTCTGTCCAGctgccccctgcccgcccccccactccAGGAAGCAGCTTTCCAGGTATTGCAGGTGGAGGTCCCATGACAGAATTGGGGAGTGGCCCCCTCCCAAGGGCTGTCCTTGGGGACCTGGCTGGGTGCAGACATGGGGACTTCTCTGCGGATGCGAGACAAGGGGACCAGAAGTCGGATACCCAGGTGACAGCAAAAgctggggaggcctggggcctgggcccaCAGGAGTGGGAGGAGCAacatcctcccctgcccctgggtGCAACCAAGGATCAAGCTATCTACCATAGTCTCGAGGAGGAGCTTTTGGCCAACATGAAGCTGCTAGAGGTGGGGGGTGCCTGCCCCCAGGGCACAGGGTCTGGAGTTATCGCTCGAAGTGGAGTCTATGTCCCTAGCCTAGGTGGGCGGTGGCCTGAGCCTGGGGGTCCTTATGACAAAGTCATCCAGGAACTGGCTCagggccccccacccctccttaaAGTGGACCTGGGAGCCTGGAAGGCAGCCTCTACAGGCTCCCCTAAGCTATCTGTTACCACTGGCCCAGGAAGCCCAAAAGGGAAACCGGAAGCCAGAGAGAGTGGGCCAAAGGTAAAGGCAAGCCTGAGTGCCAAGGGTACAGGGATGAAGAAGGGACCAGCTCAAGGAAGGCAGGACTGCTCAGCCCCCACTGTGTCTGCCAGCCTGGAAGCCCCCACACCTTCACCCTCAGACCCCAATTCTGACAAAACCCAGGCATGTCCAGGCAAGGCCAAGAGAACACTCCGAAAGCCCCAGAGAGTCCCATCCATCTACAAGctgaagctgaggcccagaatcCGGCCCCGGAGAGACCACAGGCCTGGGAGGCAGCCTTCACGAATCCCCAGGCCACTGACCTACCTCCACCTGGGTTCAGCCAGGGCACCCCCAAGGGGCAGGCCAGTGAGAGCACTGGGCAGCAAGGGAGTGGGGGCAACCCCAGTGGATGGAGCctcagcagggaaggaggaggaaggaacgAAGAGGGAAGAACCAGCTGCCCCACTGAAGAGCAGCCCCCAGCCTTTGGAGGGCATAGGTCTCCAGCAGCTTGATCAAGCCCCACTCCCACCCGAGGACGAGTCCTGGGTCTGA